The Engraulis encrasicolus isolate BLACKSEA-1 chromosome 3, IST_EnEncr_1.0, whole genome shotgun sequence genome segment caatacctactctggccacaatcctacacagtgcacctttaagcacatGTTGAAAATAGCCTTTGCTTCCAACTCACCAGCAAGAAACCGGAGGTCTCCCGACTTGAGGTCTTCAAAGAGTTTGTACATGTAGAGCATGGGGTCCTTCTCATACGTGATGAAGAACCAGGGTGTCATGATGGGGGCGCGGGCCAGCACCATGCCTCGCCACTCGTCCTTGGAGCCGTCATCGTTTTCAAACTTGTGCTGCACTGCCCGACCGAGCATGGACGCTGCCTGTTTGTTGTCAATCTCCATGTAAGAGTCTGAAGTTGAGGGGAAAAAGAAGCAAACAACGGGAGTCAGAGGTGGAAACATGGGCCTCTGGCAAACTGAGCAGCACAGATGGcattattttcttcttttaattaagTGCACAAGATAGGGATTAATGTTTTGATGAAtgtaccatcttcatcagagtccatgggtGTGCACCtaaattaaaagaagaaaagaattgcGTCTGCACTGCTCTGATGTCTTCTCTCCAGTCAAGTTAACCCTGGCTTACTTCTGGGTAGGTTGACCTGTGTAGTACAGGCCCCTAGGCAAACTATGCTATGTTCTTAAGCTCTTTGAATCAAAGGGTTGCATGTTCACATCCCACTCTGACCATtgaatccatggctgaagtgatcaagcaaggcacctaaacctcATATTGCTCATATTGCAAAAAAAATGCCATGTTAGTCCagcttaaaaggacactgtgcaggaaatggtcaaaaagggtactgcaactatgctgctcactgaaactgggctgcctattggcaaattttatctttacatgaaagtctactaagtaataaacaactattttctagtatggtctaagtacagccatttttgcagctaaaaatggctatttttggaaattcaaaatggcggaccatggacaagatcccccttttcatgtatgaaaagtgccatttttacagtcataatgaatacttagaattggatggtggtggtaattattcatgaaaaacgtatcattagtgaatgggcagcatgaattctggaaataatcaacttaaaatctcacacagtgtcccttttagtcCCAACAATGCACCAATCCATTCTGCTTAAACTAATACTGCACAAAAACACATCTTCAAATTTGTATTGcaatgtaagtgtaagtgtaagtgacTACTAACCAACGCGATTTGAGACAATCTCCAGCTTCTGCACACGGCCATCTTTCAGCAGTTCGATGCCATAGACACAGTCCACGTTCTCATACTTGACCAAGTAGAGGGAGGGGACGATGGCCACCTGGTCCAGCACGATGCCTTTCCATTTGGAGATCTTGCCCGGGGCCTCCCTCCATCCGTGCTGAATCTGACAGCCCACCAAGCTCTTCAGGGGGTTGATGACTGCGCCGGGCCGAGGCGATTCCTCTTGGTGCCTCGCGGGGCCCTCTTGGTGCCTTGGCGGGGCCTCTTGgtgccttggcgggccctcgttGTGACTTAAAAAGTAAATGCGTAACATTGAAGGCGGACAGCTTATGTAGTATTTAGCTCGTGGTTACTTTCAATTGGGCTATGTTACTCATTTAATGCAAAATGAAGGTCGACAAAATGGCTGAACACACTTTGGGGTGAAATGACTGGAGCTTAAAGCGCCCTCGGCAAGCCAACAAAAATACCTGCTACACTGCATTTTGGCCTTTAGCTCACCAGAATCCTCACTGAAACGGTTGTCCATAACACAGCTCAACAGAGTCTATCACACAGTCTCAGCATAATAGTAATTTTTCGACCTCCACATGGAAACGTGAACGTGTCTTTAGTTCTACACGAAAGGCGGACTAAAAGCCATGGTCAATGAAGACCAAATCAAACGTGTTTGTGTTAAGGACAAGGAGTGCTTCATATTACACCTGCTGAAGGTACTGGAGGCATACAGTTCCCTGGTTGTAATTCTAATATTTTAGTTAAGGCTTGGTTCTTCTTTCTTAAGGCTTCTGGTCTAACTCCGTTTCTGTGGGCTGGGCACTCTGGTGAACACCTGCAAGGCTGCCTCTGATGCTGATAAGAGGTTAGGGGAGTTACTCCTCTCCCTGCTGACTGTGTGACCTCTGAATTTCCATTCCTCTGTCTTCTCATTAACAACAATCGTACCGGAAGGCAGAGACAGTGAGAGTTCTGAAAGCCAAAAGAGCAAGTTCTCGGCATCTTGTATCTCTCTCGTCTTTCGTGAAAGCCAATTGTAAACTCTGATCAACTTGTCGT includes the following:
- the spinb gene encoding spindlin b isoform X2, yielding MKRKKSLNHNEGPPRHQEAPPRHQEGPARHQEESPRPGAVINPLKSLVGCQIQHGWREAPGKISKWKGIVLDQVAIVPSLYLVKYENVDCVYGIELLKDGRVQKLEIVSNRVDSYMEIDNKQAASMLGRAVQHKFENDDGSKDEWRGMVLARAPIMTPWFFITYEKDPMLYMYKLFEDLKSGDLRFLAEASPEEPEPGEVVDSLVGKHVEYSMEDGSKRIGLVIQQVEAKPSVYFIKFEDDFHIYVYDLIKA
- the spinb gene encoding spindlin b isoform X1; amino-acid sequence: MKRKKSLNHNEGPPRHQEAPPRHQEGPARHQEESPRPGAVINPLKSLVGCQIQHGWREAPGKISKWKGIVLDQVAIVPSLYLVKYENVDCVYGIELLKDGRVQKLEIVSNRVDSYMEIDNKQAASMLGRAVQHKFENDDGSKDEWRGMVLARAPIMTPWFFITYEKDPMLYMYKLFEDLKSGDLRFLAEEASPEEPEPGEVVDSLVGKHVEYSMEDGSKRIGLVIQQVEAKPSVYFIKFEDDFHIYVYDLIKA